The window TTGTAATTTGTATGAACGCCCCCACCTCTAACATTGGAAAATAATTGTGTACAGCCttcaaacctttgtttttttctcaaaaatcttttATATGTAATTCggttgatttagttgaaaagctcaaaaacgtaaatatttcagaaaatacagTCATCAGTAGCTTCGACATTGTGTCTATGTATGCAACTATTAATGTAGCAGAATCCGAAAAATTattcgaaaataaaataaatgaaaattgacTTAATAGAAGCTTCTTTAACATGATTAGATTGTGACGTTTTAATGACCTTggttaaactttgtaacaaATATctaatgtattttcaatttcgtaATTCTTTCTACCAACAAATAAATGGCTTATCAATGGGTGCGCCTCTCTCTGGGTTACTggcgaatatttatgtagagcgtatagaaaattgggcattaaattcatatttgtTGAAACACATGTTTTGGggacgttacatggatgacgtagtTTCACTTTAGAACTATGGGGGACATGAACTTAGGGGTTCTTTAGATCACCTTAATacatatgataggaatttacagtttaccttagaaatcgaaattgcaaataaaatctcatttttaaatgttctaattattcgtaacttagatgaactcaattttactatttacagaaaaccaacacaaagcAATATATATCTACATTTTGAATTAAACCatcccccacaagttaaaagactGGTCTTAATATCTCTCGTcgatcgtgccctaaacatttgttctgattcctacatcacagatgaactagactttatcagagacatactttttggaaatgggtatcctcttttatttattaataatacaattatacGTAGTGTGAAAAGACACTACCATAAAATGaacgataatttaccatgtgagaatcccgataaacccaaaaacataatttacctgcAATTTCAAAACTGAGGATGGAAAGCTTTACAAGCTTTCTGGAGCCTATACGTCCTCAGGTATCGACAGAAGAATCAGAAATTATGAACTTCTTTgggaaaaagcaaataaaagtaACTGAGACAAGAGACGAATACCCATCAGTTCCTTATCATTGCTGCAAGCAGTTAAAACTGCCAGATGAGGAAAAACTTATGAAACTCCAGGTTGCACTAAGAATTTGAATCAATTTGAACTGTTAATGATAAGATACGTCACACCATATCGAACAGCTGCTAGGCTTGGACAAGTCCTGGGATCATAAAGACCAGCAAACGAATTGACAGAGGCTCTCATAGGAAAAATTGTACATTTACCTGTAGATGTTTAAGCAAATGTAGATGTAAAACCAGAAAAATCGCTAAACATTGACAGTTTTGTCGTACTTGTCAATGGACAAACAACCAATAACAAGAATGTTTGGGCAGCACTTattgatttaagaaaaatacacaAAGTACGACTTTGGTTGAAAGCAAACAATATTGTGCATAGGAATAATAAAGCATACACACTAGAAGAGTTGAGAGACTATTGAGTCacattagaaaaagaaaagagacaaGAGCAAACTTATGAAGCACCAGAGGGGGCAATATAGGAAAAACTTACAAATGATGCCAAATCACCCTTAGTAGAGCATTTCTCTATACAAAAACTTGACCCGTCAGTACCGAAAGACTTTATTGATAACTTCAAGAACTATAAAAACCTTGAGACTgaccaatttcaattgaaaatattacaTGATTTAGGGGAGGATCAGTTTCAAGAGGAATTGGACATCAAAGCATTTTCAAATCTCTTCCCTTATGGCAAAGACCATATGCGGGACATGTCCTGTCATTTTTCAATGCGAAATGCAGACTACATCAAGAGGCGTCTTCTTAGTAGACACCGACAGTTCCGCTTAGACAAAACTATCTATTTCACAACTTTCAGCATCAAGACCTTTCTTACTTTTGTAACAGTGCTGCACACATGATTAGGACTGTTAGGTTAATCAAAGtgcaaaagattttctggatCAACTTCGACACAGAGCTCCAGTCAAACGTGAGAAGATATCGACAATATTTTCATGCTTTGGTTGGAAAAGTCAAGTCTATGATATTACTGTTATTTATTAAAGCCTCTTGTGCGGAATGGTGTTCTCCAGTATTCATAAGACACTCAAGTGACATCAACAGTCATGTGGTTGGCGTCGATAAAATGACACGAGCTGAATTAACAGCAATAGTCCCTGTGTCTGTGGtcatacatttttacaaaaaatggaGAGCCGTATTCAACGACCTTTCCTGTGCAAAGTTGAATCCCGTCTTTGGTATAAGCAAGGACTACTATTGACGAACTGAATACCAAACGAGTGGTGCACCACATGTGCATTACACTCTCTGGGTAGAATCTGTACGAGTCGCTGGAAAATCATCACTGGATGAAGTTGCACGGTACATTGATAGCTTTACCACATGCCATTTTCTTAATAAACTATCGAGTCCGACCCTGCACAAACTTATTGTTAATCACCAGATGCACCGCTGCAGCAAATACTGCCAAGggaaattcaaaagaaattcagGCTTATGGATTAGTGATTACAGATTCGGCATTCCTCACTCTTCTAAGAGTTCAATTATTGGTCATATCGGCTCCAAGTTGCCAAACTATATAACAGACTGCATGACGAAAGGTGAAAAGTTAGAAATTGATGAGACATGGGAAGAAGTGAATAATCCGTACAAAGGTCTGGGCAGATGGGCTACGTCATTTCTATTAAAGTCAGTTGTCAAATGACTTCAATTCCCTCAATTTAGATCAGAAGATAATTGTTGACAGAATTATAGGCAACCTAAAAAAGGCAATAATAATGTTCAATTATTGGTCATATCGGCTCCAAGTTGCCAAACTATATAACACACTGCATGACAAAaggtaaaaagttagaaattGATGAGACATGGGAAGAAGTGAATAATGCGTACAAAGGTCTGGGCAGATGGGCTACCTCATTTCTATTAAAGTCAGTTGTCAAATGAATTAAATTCCCTTAATTTAGATCAGAAGAAAATTGTTGACAGAATAATAGgcaacctaaaaaaataaaataatgacaaGCCCATCACACTGATAGTGTCTAGATTTGGAGAAACTGTGAAGTCATGAGTAATTGGTGTACTTAGAAGGTTCATTTGTCAGGAATTTGCGAGGGggattttccagtttttgttaTGGCCCCAACTGGATTGCCGCTCATAGTATAAAGGGTGTTACCATTCATCGGTGTTTAAGTCTGCCAGTTGACTAGCAGAGAACTGCAAAGTATGCATCGTTATCCATCAAACGATtgctgataattaaaaaaaaaacttggacgAATAAACATATCATTATAGATGAAATAAGCAAGGTTTCGTCTCTGATTCTGATGTATATTCATTTGCAATGGACGTGATTAAATCTAATAGTTTCCCAATGGGAAATTCCaactttgttctctttgggtattttcttcaattaaggCCCGTGCAAGTAAATCCACCTTTTATTCCTCTTACTCGTCTAGAGATCCGAAATAGACTTGAATCCATGGGATCCTTTAATCTATAGCAAGAATTTCAGTATGATAAGCTGACAGTCAACATGAAGCAAAGAAAGGACAAGCACAATGCAGATACTCTTGCAAACATATGGCTTGGAATTTGTGAAGAACAGCATCTCCGGTGTCTTTCAACATGAAAATTTGGATGTATGTCGAGAGCCACCTCCGAAATAACTACGAAATTATATTGTCATTTGTGTAAGGAAGGCAAAGTGCCGGTTACTTTGATGCCCACAAACAACAAATGTAGACAAATAAACAACATACTGCTAAAAGAAACAAGCTTAAAACATCTTACACTGACTgccattgattttctttcttctgtGGCAGGAAATAAAAGGATTGAAGAAGAAGCACTAAATAATGAACCGAATGTAAGAaagtaaaagaaggaatttcgtagaataattaaatgtttttttgtaagGAATTCATTCGACAGAGGAAGGAAATTTTTGGGTGTGGTATATGAGGAAAGAATGGATTGAAGTTATATTAAATGATAAGCTATATCGGGCTTAAGGAGTTGGGAGAGTTATCGAGTGCATAAGGACTATTTTCTGTAGTCTAGttgcttattaattttgaataaaacataTTGATTGAATCTGATTTATTAAACAcagttttaaaatcttttagAAACCCCAGTTAGAATATTGTGAATCCAAAAGAATCCAACAATCCAAAGAATGAGGCAAATGTTCTTGATACGTCGATGGGACCTGCGAATTATTTccaagaattaaaatttaatagttttgggcatcaagtcatggttaattgtaggaaaaaaattctacaagAAGGCCTCGatcgagtccgttgatttttgaattaaaatggaatagtagTGGGCATTTGACTCTTTAGATCTCTTGGACCTGGTTTTTCGGATTGCTGAAGTGGAATTTCgaccatatttaaaattagggACGATGTGAAAGTCACCTTTGTTATCAACCATATCCTTAAATcagattttaaagaataaaaaaaacttaggaaAAAATATGGCGATGATGCATGCGAAGCAAAACCAATTCTGGTATTTCATGGCACGTCTCCAAGTTGTTAAGATAAGTTTAAGAAAAAGTATAAACGCTAAATTCCCAGCTTGAAGGGTAATTAAATGTAGAGACATAAGATAATCTTGGAACCTTGAGACTAGAAATGCATCATAcgagttttaaaaaataaaatttgaccaTTAGAAAAACAATCTGATAACataatcttctatatatataaaaataagttgtctgtctgtgtgtctgtcaggtgacgtcatgtttctgtgtcgactgacgtcatgaagttagttgtcgtcatttttgctatgacggtgacgtcattaaagatatttaagacatatatgttcacgtagatatctattaatgtttaactttaaaatgactgatgaacttacaatggcaacagccgaggaagatgctcaaagagtctatgccaaaaaacttgctgctgatagagaaagtcagaaaagaaagcgtgccgaggaatcaaaagaacagcaaggaaacaggcttgaggctgatagagaaagaaagaacagaaagcgtgccgaggaactaccagagcaacgcaaaagcagacttgctgctaaaagagaaagtgaaaaaagaaggcgtgccgaggaatcacaagaacagcaagaaatcaggcttgctgctgatagagaaagtaagaaaagaaagcgtgccgaggaatcacaagaacagcaagaaatcaggcttgctgttgatagagaaagtaagaaaagaaagcgtgccgaggaatcagagcaacctgaaagttatcgcctggcattcaggtacagcccagtcgatgattatagcttgagtagatgtgttcaaatcgggacaatgtctaaaatttgtccctattgcaaggccttgaaattcaatggtgaaacaatgggaatgtgttgcgcctcaggaaaagttaaacttcctctattggctgcaccaccagagccattgaagactttccttactggaactaagtcagaatctaagcgttttttgtcatatgttcacgtagaaatctattaatgtttaagtttacaatgactgatgaacttaccatggcaaaagccgatgaagatgctcaaagagtctatgccaaaaaacttgctgctgatagagaaagtcagaaaagaaagcgtgccgaggaatcaaaagaacagcaaggaaacaggcttgaggctaaagaacgcaaaaccgcgcagttagatgaagatccacctggacagcgagagtcaaaacatatcaaaactaagaatgatagcgatgatgattgggtttgggattttgacttggataaggtcatcaatgcctcccagattttagttaaaaaaacaaaggttcggcgatatgtatttcatagtgaagctgaaaaataaagaagaaaaagaaaactgaaaaaagaaaaaatgtaaaaaactaaaaaatactaaaaagaaaaacactcaaagagaaattacagaccgggacacaaatgacgaccgggacagagggaatataaataacgaccgggacactcaaagagaaattacagactgggataccgggacaaaaatgacgaccgggacacagggaatataaatgacgaccaggacacaggtatttaagaatatcgttcaggGGCGCGAAgtctgttggggtggcgcgaagcgccaccccaacagctagtaataaataaaacatttttatgttttttaaactaattccAGAAAGTCGTAAttgcaaaagtattttgaataattttcatatatattccGACATTTTAGGAAGCAACATATTGGTACGTTCTCAAATTCTAATTTGACGATCATTAAACATAATATGATTTATTAGACATGGAAAATCTTTTCAGAAACCCAAATTTGAATATggagaatacaaaaaaaatccaaagacaGAGAAACCTCGGAGGTTCGATGGAAACCTGGGAATTATTTCCTAGAAGAGAATTCGACTCTTCAGATCCGTTGAACTTGCACTGTCGGATTGCTGAGGCACAGCTTCAAAGATATTTTAGAACCAGGGACGTTGTGAAAGTCACCTTTGTTATCAACCATACCCTTCAATCAGATtttaaagaaacagaaaaataattcttgtaaaaaatatgGCAATGATGCATTTGAAgcaaaactgattctggcatttCATGATACGCCTCCAAGTTGTTACGATAGGCTTAACAAAAAGTAGAAACGCTAAATTCCCAGTTTGATAGATAATTCGATGTAGAGACATGACATAATCTTGGAACCCTGAGATTAGAAATACATCAtaagagtttgaaaaaaataaaatttgacgtcatttgaaaaacaatctaataatatattaacgaatgaaatattttactttttaaactaataacagaaagttttaatttcaaaagtattttgatttaTCTTCATATATATTCCAAAGTTTTAGGAAACAATATTAGGAAATCAAGAAACTTGCCTTAAAAAAGCACACGTGCTAGTTTTCCCTAGAGTCAATAAGCTCCTACTTGACGTAAAAAACTTGagtcaaaaaatgatttatcGCGCAGATCTTTGTTTCTTGATAAGAACTATTCTTCAAAGTATGTTTACCACAGACAATGTTTTTCTCTTCATTCCAAATTTAATAGGATATATAAGAGTTGTTTTTGGAATTGCAGCATTGTATGTTATGCCTAGTCAACCAACTATTGCAGCTACTCTTTATTTGTTGAGTGGTATTTTAGATGCTTTTGATGGGCATGCAGCAAGGTATTTTAACCAAAGTTCACAATTTGGAGCTATGCTTGATATGCTGACAGATCGATGTATGACGATGGCTCTTCTTGTAAATTTGGCAACATTTTATCCGTCTTGGGTTTTTGCCTTTCAACTTTCTATGGTCACAGATATTTCTTGTCACTGGATCCATATACACACGTCACTGCTGCTTGGAAAGAGGAGTCATAAATGCATTAGCCCGTCTGAAAACACATTCTTACGATTTTATTACACGTCTAGGACATTCCTTTT of the Artemia franciscana unplaced genomic scaffold, ASM3288406v1 Scaffold_3868, whole genome shotgun sequence genome contains:
- the LOC136043242 gene encoding CDP-diacylglycerol--inositol 3-phosphatidyltransferase-like, with the protein product MIYRADLCFLIRTILQSMFTTDNVFLFIPNLIGYIRVVFGIAALYVMPSQPTIAATLYLLSGILDAFDGHAARYFNQSSQFGAMLDMLTDRCMTMALLVNLATFYPSWVFAFQLSMVTDISCHWIHIHTSLLLGKRSHKCISPSENTFLRFYYTSRTFLFTMCAGNELFYAMLYLLYFTEGPLVLGTGLFRILVIVCMPIAIFKSLLAVLQGYIAWKNLGGLDIQERQQLKEKNSKSQLLL